Within the Glycine max cultivar Williams 82 chromosome 12, Glycine_max_v4.0, whole genome shotgun sequence genome, the region CATCTGATAAAAGCCAGTAATCAGCTTCACTCtgggaagagaaagaaatgtttCACATAAGCTCCAACACTGGCACTTTTAGTTCGTTGATCAGAAACTATACTGACTTAtgcttacaagttacaacaacaagaaaatgcaaaaatttatattgatctGTGGTACAAATTTGAAAGATAACCCACTACAGCTTGAGACTTTGTTGGCATAGTCCATAAGATACACTCTTCCCTCACAATTTATGATAGATGAATTATCGCATTAGAATCATAATACATAAAACAAATGTCTCACAGACTGAGATGATACTTACAGCAACATCTGAAGGAACAATCTTCATGATCCCACTCACGAAATCCTGGGAGGGAGTAAAATCTGAACTAGGTCCAGGAGCTGCTTGTCCCTGCACTTCTATGTGCTTCCCTCTATCCTCTGGGACCACTGTTGATTGTTGTTTGGTAACATCTGGACTTGATGGAAGTTTGGGTGCAACATCAGCACCATTAATCTCTTCAAACTTTTCTTCAAATTGACTAAAATGGCAGAGAGAGAAAAGGAGAGGTCAGGAATCCTGAATTTATGACATGCTGCAATTGTGAAGCCATTGCAATTATAAACCCTTGAGGTAAATGATTTTAGaaccataaaaaaatacctaACAAGGTAAAGATCTATTGGGCCCATTGTGCTTCTGAGGACTATCCTGTATCTCCTCTGCAGATAATCAACGGCCTAATAGAAAAAGGGGGGATTTTCATTTACATAGATGCACATGATATTTACTATTTAACTTCTACTTAACTTTTCATGCCCTCTCAAATTACCTCGTCGGGATCAGGGACCTCCAAAGTGGTTCCATGAGGAGCTTTAATGGCTATCAAGGTTTCATTCTGGCAGGGTAAAGACAAAGGGTTCAGTAAacatcccaaaaaaaaaatatagtgatGCAAAGAACATAGACGAAGAAACTCACCTGGAAGCAGGGCAAATTCTTTATATCTTCCTCAGTAACAAAAAGCAACCTATGAAGGTGGAGATAGATTAAAGAAAAACACATCAAATATagttatgcaaaaaaaaaaaaagacgccAAATAACACAAAGACGGAGAAAGGCAAAATAAATGTTACTTGTCATTATTTTCATCTTCACTAAGATCCCGCAGTCTTTCTTGCATCTCCctgcaataattaaaaaacttaagtagtttagataaaaataaaaaaagatgaaataatTCAATAAAGATGAATAACCTAAGGCTTGGCAACCAAACCTTATTTGTTCGTCTAACTGGCGCTCCTTCATCGTTAAATTTTCAACTTCTGCCTGTAgatgagaaacaaaaagaaatcaaatgccAACgaaatttcaggaattaatattatcatggaagtataatatataagataaattatataaacataaattCAATCCCAATACCCATTGCAAAGCAAATTACTGAAATTCAAGTCAGAAGGTCTGTAGTttatttcaatcaataaaatgCTTTACAAGCTGTCTCACATAAAAATGATTTGACAACAAGCCTCAGCATGAAAATAGGAAGTTTCTTGACAGGAAATCATAAATTGAATATAACATCAGGCTTCATATCTTCCAAAGAAACCATTTCCATGTTAATTCCAACCAGAAAACTGAATCATTCCTAACCTGTAAACTGGCAAAACTATCATCAGCCTCACCCGGTCTTGAAACATCTAGTCCCCTGACCAATCATCAAAGGAGTCAGTAAAAGAGTTTCAAACTATCAATACCTCGGAAAACAAATATGACAAGGACAGATGTATAGAAATTCCTACTTCCATTGAATTCGatttttaagtttcttttctataagGCCAATCCCTTCAAGAACATTTGTTATATCATATATCCTCCTCTTTTGCACCTGCGGATaccgaaaagaaaataataaaactttacAGCATGGAATCATTTGAGCAGATGAAATTATATTAACCTCTAATGTGTCAGCAGCTTTATTCAGATCAAGGATACCATCCTCAGCTTGTTTGATCAAATTGATGAACTTCTTTGTCAACAGccctatttttttatgaaaatgataagtacaataattaaaaaacatatagaAGCTTCATTTTGTCAgtaaaactaaaacataaaacaaaaggcAAATTACACTTTATCCACCATTAGTTTCACCATTTTCAGATAAACCCACCTGACTATTTTGTACCTGAACCCTCCTCAACTTTAGTTTAACTTGAAATCATTAGCTACAGTTAACTTCAATGGCAATTTAACATTTGCTCAACCTATACGTCTAGGGAATGATTGGTTGGTTTGATTAAAAAACCTGAGCCAAACTGTAATTAAaactaactttttcatttggttaACCAGTTCATCAACATAATCATTGATGCTGCGCAGATGCATGTTGACGGGTGTGCAGGGTATCAATTGTGCTACCTTTCTACACAAAAAATGGATAGTGGTGACTGTTCGGACCTGTGCATCCACCATTGGCAgtgaaaaacataataaaagagTGGGCTGGCAGCACTGGATCTGCCTCAGACATCAGATCCTTGACACTAACAGCACCAGTTCTTCTTTAGATTAGCCACAAGTTGAACAATTTAGGATGCCCTTCAATATGGAGGATAGAAGTGACAGATGGTAGTAGAGCAGGTTGTATCTCCGTGGTAGTGGCAGAGGAATAATGTGCTTTAGGAGGTTTCGGCAAAGTAGAGtattagaaatttgatttgCTAGTTAAATACAGTTAACGGAATCGAACTTGAGAGTGGTTGTACAAACTGCTTTTAAGATAGAAACCAGTTTAGTAGTTACTAGAATGCTATTACAATTTGGTTAGTCTTGGTCTGGTTCGGTTAAGTCTGCAATTCAGTTTGGTGTTTAGTGGTTCTATGCCCACCCTTATGCACCTCcaaaagttagttttttttggAGGATAAAGAATTAACAATAACTTTAGAGGGGTAGGTTGTGAAAATATTATACCACGACAAGATAGTGTGTAACATAAACAACCCATATAAAtgttatttgaaaagttaaTATTTTCAACTTAAACCAAAGTTTTCTACtcgtatatatataaactacaaGTTAAGAGGGGTTAGCATGCACAAAAAGGTTGGGGCTGTTAATTGAAAAGGGATGAAACCAGAAGGGGTCAAAGTGTAATTTACACCATAAAGAATTGAATAACAATAAAACCCTGGTGATCGACAATGAACTATCAAAAGCTATAATACCTAAAGAGCTGTCATAACGACATGGACCAGCAGGAGTGAGATTACTTCCTGCAGGAGAACCTGCCAAGTTTACAGAAAAAATAAGTATCTGAATATTTTGCACACTAAAATTGACAGGTAAAGAAATGATTGAGTATGTTAGTTGACAGCCAACCAAAATATTCTTTTACCAGAAATTTCTTCagatatttacaaaaaataaaaatctataaaCTTATTATACAAAGTTTGGAAGATGATATTAACCAATGTTTGAGCCTGGGGTCTGAGTTCCAACTCTGTTGCCTTTTGTCAGCCTAGAGGATTTGCCTCCCTTTCCCGTCTTTCCTGATACAGGTGTCTGAAAAGGACTATTAGCTGCTTCAGTGAATCCAGCAGTCATCCTATCACCAGAATCAGCTTCAAAATCAGCCACTTCACTCTTCCGCTTCAGTAGCTGAAATGTGAAAATATAATCATTGCTATCCATAGAAATgataataaacaaaagaaattagAATGGTAAGAAATACATTTTCACAAATAAATCACATACCATAATCATCTGACCATAATGTACAATCTATATTTAGGTCCAAAGCATTGCAAGAAGATAATTGTAAAGCATTATTTACTTTGTAAAGATACCaatatagtttttaaaagagaaagtaTAAAAAAGGAAGTATTTCACTGTATTTATAACAATCGGCAGGTCAATCCATCACAAGActatgcataattaattttttcacagGATCACTTATTGTGAAACCCTCGGAAGCCCCAAACACAAAAGGGTAGGCATGACACATGCAGAAATATGGTCAACTGCTTTCATCTGACAGTATGAAAGGCACCCCAAAGAAATGCATCATGGCCAAATTCAGAATTCCTAACCGATGAACATATGGATGGAGCAACTCATTAGTGGTCAAATACCCAATAACATTTGCAGGTCTCTGCTTTAATCTTAGGTTGAGTAAAATGattcaactaaaaaataaccaggccaaaagaaaaaatgtgcATATAAACTCAATGGGGCCTTCCATAAGCACTTCAAAGCAGCTAATACAACCCTCCCACTTGCTCCTTTCCTCCTGAAACTGACCAATTTACAATCACAACATGAACTCAACTTCTGGATAACCAACAAGCACATCCTCTCAAGTTCCTCATTGCTCTAGTACCAAACCCAAAAAAGTTCATATTACTAAAGAGACTAAGCAGAAGAAACAATTAATTTCATTccctacacacacacacacacgcatatatatatatatatatatatatcctctcACAATCTCCAGTACCAGTTATTAAACCCCAAGTTACAATTTAGCTCCaataaactaatttatcaaCTAATTCAAACAAATTAACAACTCAGCAACTAATTAAACCCTTCAATTGAGTAGATCTCTAGTTCTCCACAACCTACTCGAGCAACGAACACTAAACCACAAAACCCACTCCAACAACTCAACAGCGaccaaaaaaacacaaaaaacaaaaacaaaaagaccgAAAATTTTCAGAGAATAAAAACGAAACTAACGGGAGTCTTGACGACGATGGCTTCGGCGGCGTCATGGCGGTGATAGTCTCCGGCGGCGACGAAGGGAGGCTTCATGGAGGAGAAGGGGAGTTGGCGTTTCATGGAGTGCATGATC harbors:
- the LOC100812368 gene encoding transcription factor E2FB isoform X1, whose protein sequence is MSASRAPPAANPPDQIMHSMKRQLPFSSMKPPFVAAGDYHRHDAAEAIVVKTPLLKRKSEVADFEADSGDRMTAGFTEAANSPFQTPVSGKTGKGGKSSRLTKGNRVGTQTPGSNIGSPAGSNLTPAGPCRYDSSLGLLTKKFINLIKQAEDGILDLNKAADTLEVNIISSAQMIPCCKVLLFSFRYPQVQKRRIYDITNVLEGIGLIEKKLKNRIQWKGLDVSRPGEADDSFASLQAEVENLTMKERQLDEQIREMQERLRDLSEDENNDKLLFVTEEDIKNLPCFQNETLIAIKAPHGTTLEVPDPDEAVDYLQRRYRIVLRSTMGPIDLYLVSQFEEKFEEINGADVAPKLPSSPDVTKQQSTVVPEDRGKHIEVQGQAAPGPSSDFTPSQDFVSGIMKIVPSDVASEADYWLLSDADVSITDMWRTEPGVEWNELEPLQEDYCMTDENTTTPSHPSNVGEVSSASKPTGG
- the LOC100812368 gene encoding transcription factor E2FB isoform X2; translation: MSASRAPPAANPPDQIMHSMKRQLPFSSMKPPFVAAGDYHRHDAAEAIVVKTPLLKRKSEVADFEADSGDRMTAGFTEAANSPFQTPVSGKTGKGGKSSRLTKGNRVGTQTPGSNIGSPAGSNLTPAGPCRYDSSLGLLTKKFINLIKQAEDGILDLNKAADTLEVQKRRIYDITNVLEGIGLIEKKLKNRIQWKGLDVSRPGEADDSFASLQAEVENLTMKERQLDEQIREMQERLRDLSEDENNDKLLFVTEEDIKNLPCFQNETLIAIKAPHGTTLEVPDPDEAVDYLQRRYRIVLRSTMGPIDLYLVSQFEEKFEEINGADVAPKLPSSPDVTKQQSTVVPEDRGKHIEVQGQAAPGPSSDFTPSQDFVSGIMKIVPSDVASEADYWLLSDADVSITDMWRTEPGVEWNELEPLQEDYCMTDENTTTPSHPSNVGEVSSASKPTGG
- the LOC100812368 gene encoding transcription factor E2FB isoform X3, which encodes MSASRAPPAANPPDQIMHSMKRQLPFSSMKPPFVAAGDYHRHDAAEAIVVKTPLLKRKSEVADFEADSGDRMTAGFTEAANSPFQTPVSGKTGKGGKSSRLTKGNRVGTQTPGSNIGSPAGSNLTPAGPCRYDSSLGLLTKKFINLIKQAEDGILDLNKAADTLEVNIISSAQMIPCCKVLLFSFRYPQVQKRRIYDITNVLEGIGLIEKKLKNRIQWKGLDVSRPGEADDSFASLQAEVENLTMKERQLDEQIREMQERLRDLSEDENNDKLLFVTEEDIKNLPCFQNETLIAIKAPHGTTLEVPDPDEAVDYLQRRYRIVLRSTMGPIDLYLVSQFEEKFEEINGADVAPKLPSSPDVTKQQSTVVPEDRGKHIEVQGQAAPGPSSDFTPSQDFVSGIMKIVPSDVALELNGMNWNHFKKIIV
- the LOC100812368 gene encoding transcription factor E2FB isoform X4, whose translation is MSASRAPPAANPPDQIMHSMKRQLPFSSMKPPFVAAGDYHRHDAAEAIVVKTPLLKRKSEVADFEADSGDRMTAGFTEAANSPFQTPVSGKTGKGGKSSRLTKGNRVGTQTPGSNIGSPAGSNLTPAGPCRYDSSLGLLTKKFINLIKQAEDGILDLNKAADTLEVQKRRIYDITNVLEGIGLIEKKLKNRIQWKGLDVSRPGEADDSFASLQAEVENLTMKERQLDEQIREMQERLRDLSEDENNDKLLFVTEEDIKNLPCFQNETLIAIKAPHGTTLEVPDPDEAVDYLQRRYRIVLRSTMGPIDLYLVSQFEEKFEEINGADVAPKLPSSPDVTKQQSTVVPEDRGKHIEVQGQAAPGPSSDFTPSQDFVSGIMKIVPSDVALELNGMNWNHFKKIIV